The DNA window CGAGCAGATAGCGGTCGACAACAGCCAGCGGACCTACCGCGAGCGTGACGTCGTTGTCATCGCGAACGGTGAACACGATGCCGCGCTGCGACAGATGCAGCCCTAGACGTTGTGCCCGCTTACGCGCGATCCGCGCCCGATTGACGGCGTTCACCGCAGTGATTCGATCTCGCGAGCAGCTTCGGTGAGCGCAGCTGCCAGCGCGCGAGCCGAGGTCGCCGTAATGGACTCATCGGAACCTCCGTGCACCAAGATGCCGTGATCCTCGATGCGGCCATCACACGACTGTGTGCCACGGGTGACGACCTCCATCGTCGCGCCGTGACCCAGTTCCACCGCTCGTGTAGGCCCGTAGAACAGGCGGAATGCGTCGGGCGTCAACGCATCCGCCCATTCCTCGACGCTGACCGCGCCGGCTGGCTTGGCCACATGCCCGATTACGGCGTCGGTCAGTTCACGCCAGCGATCTGGACTGGTCATCGTGCGATCCACCCGTCGATCTGGTCGGCGGTGTTCAGCAGCGCCGCGGCGAGGTTACGGGCTTGGCCGGGGCTGAGCGTGAAGACCTCAGTCATGTACCCGTCTCTGCTGAGCTCGTCGATACGGACCTGGGGTACGTCGATGCCCTGGGCAATGAGTATGGAACCGTCGGCCAATTGCGAGGCAGCGCCTAAGACACGGATTTTCGTCCCGTCAACACTTCTAGTCGGCGTGGAAACGAAGCGGCAGAGATGCTCGTCGTCGGTTTCCCAGTATCCAAAGGTCTTGGCGTCGGGCAGGGGCGGGACGTCGCTCATCAGCGCGGCGATGAGATTGTCGTGCGCATGCCGCCGCCCGTCATGCAACAACGCGTCTTCAATCGCGCGGTCTGTCCGTGGTTCCCATGACGTCCACGGATCCTCGGGGAGCGTGGCACGATGCCGGTAACCCGCCTCCCGTTCCTCAAGCTCGGCGACCTGCTGCGGTGTGAGCTGATCGGCCAGGTCGCGCCAGCACTGCGTGTTGTTCTCCGGTGTCATACTCATTTGCGTCGAATCTCCTTAGTAGATTTCGGCCATGCCCCGGGGCGGTGACAGCCGTCGCCGGGGCCTTCCTTTTGGGGAAGCTATTTGTTGGTCGGATATACACGTGTGCATATCCGAGACCACCTCTGGTGGGCTCCTACTCCGTGCCCACATTTTGCCCACACTTGACCACAGAGTTGCCTGATCGAGTGTGAATCACCGTGACGCGTTTTACCTGGTAGATGCGTTTTTAATCGCCTGAGCGGGGGCCGGATCAGAACCACGACTTCTTCTCCGGCTCGGGCTCCTCCTACGTGATCGGCAAGGCCGTCAACACCGAAGACGAGGACTGGGACTTCTAGCGGCCGCCGCGCGCGGTTACGGCCCCGAACGCGGGCCACGGAAAAGCAAGTCGGCGGACCGTTTTCGCCGCGGCAAACCCGGGTACTTGACACGCGAATTCAACGTCGGGACGGAGAACGCGTGACCACCGCCGAACAGCCACCACCAGAAGGCGACGAACAGCCCCCGCAGGCCACCGAGGACGAAGGCGGCTCCGACGCGGAGTCAGGGGAACGTACCCGATCGCCGGGCGGTGACGCCGCGCCCGCGGGAGTGAACCTGAACCGCCCGCACCGAACGGCGTCAAATCGATGGCGGGCTAACGGCTATGCGCTCTGCTGACGTTGTTGGTGGGTCTGGTTGATCAGGTTGACGCCGACCGCCACACCACCCAGTACCGCTGCGGGAAATGCGTTTTCGAGTTGCCCGGTGGTAGCGCCGACGGCCGCCAGCAGGCCCAGGCCCCCGCGACTATGTTGAGGTTTCCAGGCGATCTTGTTCGCGTGGTGGTGCTGATAAGCGCCGACCGCGATTTCGCCGACCCCGAGTATGCCGGAGACGATCAGCGGTGCGCCGGTCGCGCTCAATGCGGTGGTGATTGCGTCGAATTACGCTTGTCTCCCAGATGATTACGGCTGAGCCGCCCCAATCGCTGGGCACGGCACGCGTCGACAGGCTGCGGCCCTCACCGAGCCTATCGGCGATGGCCGCGGTGCCGTCGCTTACGCGATCGCGCTGTCCTTCGAACAATGTTGACGCGTGTGCCCATGAGTAGGCCGTTTTGCGGTCACGGGTCGCGTATGCGCGGATCGGGGTTTTCGCATATCGACCCGTGCCGGGGGCATAGTAGTTCGTTTCTGGCCACCTGCGCGCCCGCAAAGGCGTCGACCACCGGGCGGACATGTTCAAGTCGTGAACGACGCATGAATTGTGTGGATGGCGTCACGGCCCGCTGGCGCGGGTGACGGGCTGCCCTGACACTGTTTGGGTGACGAATACCGCCGCCTCGCATACCAGCAATTTCTGCCGTTCAGTGCTGCGCTGGCTGCGCGCCGGTTACCCGAGGGCGTCCCGGGCCCGACCGCGTGCCGCTGCTGGCCCTGCTGCGCAGCACCCGCTGACCGAAGAGCAGATCACCGAGGTGGTGCGCAACATCACCGCCGACGGATCCCCGGCGATTGCCGACGGTGTGATCGACCGCGACGAGATCGCGCATTTCATCTCCGACATGACCCACTACGACGCCGGGCCGGAGAACATCATCCGGGTGGCCGCCACGTTGGCCGCCGTCGGTTGGCCGCTGGCCGGCATCGACGTCAGCGAGGTCATTCCCGGTGACGAGTGGGGAGAGGCGGCCGAAATCGCCGCCCGCGGTCACGCTCCCGAAGGAGCTTCGGGCGTCGGCGTGTAGCGCGCCCCGGACCTACAGCTTCGAGATGTCGATGACGAAGCGGTAGCGCACGTCGCTGGCCAGTACGCGCTCGTAGGCCTCGTTGATGTAGTCGGGCTCGATGAGCTCGATCTCCGGCGTCACCTTGTGCTCGGCGCAGAAGTCCAGCATCTCCTGGGTTTCGGCGATGCCCCCGATGTTCGACCCGGACAGGCTGCGGCGCGCCAGGGCCAGCGAGAACGCGCCCACCTCCATGGGGTGCTCGGGAATGCCCAGTTCGACGAGCGTGCCGTCGACGTCGAGCAGGCTCAGATAGTCGTTGAGGTTCAGGTTCGCCGAAACGGTGTTCAGGATCAGGTCGAAGCTGTTGCGCAGCTTCTTGAAGGTCTCGCGCTCGGCGGTGGCGTAGTAGTGCTTGGCGCCCAGGCGCAGCCCGTCTTCCATCTTCTTCAGCGACTGCGACAGCACCGTCACCTCCGCGCCCATCGCCGCGCCGAGCTTGACGCCCATGTGGCCCAGCCCGCCCGATGATCGCCAGGCGAGTGTCCTGGCCGGCCTTCCAGTGCCGCAGCGGCGAGAACAGCGTGATGCCCGCGCACAGCAGCGGCGCCGCCTTGTCCAGCGGCAGCGAGTCGGGGATGCGCAAGACGAAGTTTTCGTCGACGACGATCGCCTGGCTGTAGCCGCCCTGCGTCGTCGTGCCGTCCCTGTCGGTGGCGTTGTAGGTGAAGGTCGTGCCCCGGCTGCAGTACTGCTCGAGGCCGGCCTGACAACTGTCGCACTGGCCGCAGGAGTTCACCATGCAGCCCACCCCGACGTGGTCGCCCACCTTGTGCTTGGTCACCTCGGAGCCCACCGCGGTCACGACGCCGGCGATCTCGTGGCCCACGACGAGCGGGTAATTCGGTGTGCCCCATTCGCCTTTGGCGGTGTGGATGTCGGAGTGGCAGATTCCGGCGAACTTGATGTCGATCGCCACGTCGTGCGGACCCGGGTCACGGCGCTCGATGGTGGTCTTGGTCAGCGGTGCCGTCGGCGAGGTGGCCGCGTACGCCGAAACTGTGCTCATGAAAATCCCTCTTCGATTCGATACGTCGCCAAGAAGTTTAGCTAAGGTAAAGGTTCCGCCGCCAACGGACGGGACGAATATCACCTTATGGCGATGTGGGTACCGGCCGGTGGCCGATCCGTTGATCGGGGCGTTCACCAGGCGCAGGTCGTCGACGATGCCGCGGGCGGCGATCAGGCCCTCGCCGGTCTGCCAGATCTCGTCGTTGACGACGTAGACCCGGTTGTCGCGGTTGGCGGACAGCTTGCGCCACGGGTTGCTGTCCAGGATCGTGGCGGCCCGGCCGGCGGCGGCCGGGGTGGCGCAGGACACGTACACCACGTCGGCGTCGGCACTGGACAGGTCCGGGTTCTTCGCCAGGTCCGCGTCGCTGGCACCGATCTCGATATAGGGCTTGTCGGTGAACCGCTGGGAGGCCGGCCGGTCCACCCCGGCCGCGCCGAGCACGCTGGCCGGGAAGTTGTTGGCGCCGTACACCCGGATGGTGTCGGCCGTCAGCTGCACGATCGACGCCTGGTAGTGGGAGGCATCATGCCGCGCGCCGATGTCGATGGCGCGCTGCGAAAAGCCGCCGAGCAACGTGTCCACCGCGGCGCCGCGGCCGGTGGCCGCGCCCACGGCGCGCAGGTTGTCCTCCCAGGCCGCGCCCGGTGCGGCGGTGAATACCGTCGGGGCGATCGCGGGCAACTGCGGATACAAGGTGGGCGTCAAACCCTGCGACCCGAGGATCAGATCCGGGTGGGCCGCCGCGATCGCCTTCACGTCCGGGTGGGACCGGGTGCCGACGCCGGGCACGCCGTGCACCGTGCCGCCCAGATAGGCGGGCTGACTCGAGGACCCGTCCGGCAACGCCGCGCCGACCACCCGCGACTGCAAACCCAGCGCGCACAACGTGTCGAGCTGGTCGCCGGCGAGCACCACGATGCGCTGCGGATCGGCGGGCACCTGCACGACGTCCGGCTCGACGCCGGCCGCGTTGTGGACCTGCCGCTTGGAGGACCCCGCGTCGGCTCCGGCGGCGTCCCGCGCGCACGAGTCGTCGGGCCGGCGGTCGTTGCCGAGCACCCGGCGCCGGCGATCTGGGTGGTGGGGTGATCAGCGCGGGGTCGGCGTCTGCCCGGCGGGTTTGTCGGATTCACAGCCGCTGCATGCCAGCACGACCGCCGCCGTCAACGCGGCCGGCAGGGCGGGTCTGATCACGCCGAACAACACGCGTCAGACGCTAACATCCGGCCAGCGTGGCGATCGTGAGCGCGGCGGCGCCGGGCGAAGGGGGTCGCCACGATCCGGCCAGCGTGGCGATCGTGAGCGCGGCGGCGCCAGGCGAAGGGGGTCGCCACGATCCGACCCCGGGCGGCGCCGCGCCGACGGACACGCCGCACCGCTGAGCCATTTACGACAGTTTGTAGGACCAGCCCTGACGTCGTCATGATCGACGG is part of the Mycobacterium mantenii genome and encodes:
- a CDS encoding DUF3349 domain-containing protein, with translation MTNTAASHTSNFCRSVLRWLRAGYPRASRARPRAAAGPAAQHPLTEEQITEVVRNITADGSPAIADGVIDRDEIAHFISDMTHYDAGPENIIRVAATLAAVGWPLAGIDVSEVIPGDEWGEAAEIAARGHAPEGASGVGV